One window of Vitis riparia cultivar Riparia Gloire de Montpellier isolate 1030 chromosome 5, EGFV_Vit.rip_1.0, whole genome shotgun sequence genomic DNA carries:
- the LOC117914554 gene encoding uncharacterized protein LOC117914554 has translation MGSLATNFTASLFLVPLGIRRLLCSSSLYLKNPSQYRSKLWYFSNPRWKNLDFYVLIIALPIASFADVFLFLTFSGHPIYRFAFIQKSLVILLFWILAVLIVLRENFDHILIHESLVFVFAAISFVAEYSVIGKGINGLGEAVYEWLGGLTLLCAASCLYLSIRPTAFFAEFLLCSGIVFKGTWLLQAGLSLYSDVFSLKGCHKFLTDVVCDLEEDSLRGVALMNLLFIGHAIGVLITCLVLFGTLSSNQNLRHADGTGSLLSEPDLLHEFEVE, from the coding sequence ATGGGATCACTGGCAACCAATTTCACAGCATCACTCTTCCTCGTTCCCCTGGGCATTCGCCGTCTTCTCTGCTCCTCCTCTCTCTACCTCAAAAACCCATCTCAATACAGGTCGAAATTATGGTATTTCTCAAATCCCAGGTggaaaaatttggatttttacgTCCTCATCATCGCCCTTCCCATTGCTTCATTTGCAGacgttttccttttcttgacATTTTCCGGGCACCCTATCTATCGATTCGCCTTCATCCAGAAATCACTGGTGATTTTGCTCTTCTGGATACTTGCCGTTTTGATCGTTTTACGGGAAAATTTTGATCATATTCTCATTCACGAGAGTTTGGTATTTGTTTTCGCTGCAATTTCGTTTGTCGCCGAGTATTCGGTGATTGGTAAGGGAATTAATGGCCTGGGCGAAGCTGTGTACGAGTGGTTAGGTGGATTGACTCTCCTTTGTGCTGCTTCTTGCCTGTATCTATCAATTAGGCCTACTGCTTTCTTCGCGGAGTTTTTGTTGTGTTCCGGGATTGTGTTTAAGGGGACATGGTTATTGCAAGCGGGGCTGTCATTGTACTCTGATGTATTCTCATTGAAGGGGTGTCATAAATTTTTGACTGATGTTGTATGTGATCTTGAAGAGGATAGCTTGAGGGGTGTGGCTTTAATGAATCTTTTGTTTATTGGGCATGCAATTGGAGTCTTGATTACATGTCTCGTGTTGTTCGGTACCTTGTCTTCTAACCAGAACTTGAGGCATGCCGATGGGACGGGATCATTGTTGTCAGAGCctgacttgcttcatgaatttgagGTTGAGTGA